In Pseudomonas sp. PDNC002, the DNA window TGGGCGCTGATTTCCTCGACCTGGTAACGCGCCGCCAGCCCCTCGTCCAACTCGAACTTGCGGAAGTTGTTGGAGAAGTACAGCACCCCACCCTTGGCCAGTCTTGCCATGGCCAGGTCGACCAGTTCGACATGGTCGCGCTGCACGTCGAACACGCCTTCCATGCGCTTGGAGTTGGAGAAGGTCGGCGGGTCGATGAACACCAGGTCGTACTCGCCGCGATCCTCGCGCAGCCACTCCATCACGTCGCTCTGCACCAGGCGTTGCTTGTCGGAGAAACCGTTGAGCGACAGGTTGCGCCGTGCCCAGTCCAGATAGGTCTTCGACAGGTCGACGCTGGTGGTGCTGCGCGCATCGCCCTTGGCCGCGTGCACGGTGGCCGTGGCGGTGTAGCAGAACAGGTTGAGGAAGCGTTTGCCGGCAGCCTCGCGCTGGATGCGCATGCGCATCGGACGGTGGTCGAGGAACAGGCCGGTATCGAGGTAATCGGTCAGGTTGACCAGCAGTTTGACCCCGCCCTCTTCCACTTCCATGAAGCGGCCTTCGGCGTTCTGCCGCTCGTATTGCTTCTTGCCGGCCTGGCGCTCGCGACGCTTGATCACGATGCGCTCGGTGGGAATACCCAGCGCCTGCGGCAGCGCGGCCAGGGCATCGAGCAAACGGATCTGGGCCTTCTCCGGGTCGATGGACTTGGGCGCGGCGTACTCCTGCACGTGTGCCCAGTCGCGGTAGAGGTCCACGGCCAGGGCGTATTCGGGCATATCGGCGTCATACACGCGATAGCACTCGATCTTTTCCTTGCGCGCCCACTTGCCCAGTGTCTTGAGGTTCTTCTGCAGGCGGTTGGCGAACATCTGCCCGCCTTCGCTCAAACGCGCCTGCTCAATCACCGCAGCGCCCTGCGTCGGCGCCGATTCGCTGCGCTCGCCGCGATCACCGGTGACGAACTGACGCGGCTCCACGTCGAGCATGATCAGCTTGCAGGGCAGCGCGCCGTTGAAGAAGGCATATTGCTTGTGGCTGCGGATACCCATGCGCTTGCCCAGTTCCGGCGCACCGGTGAACACGCCGGCGCTCCAACCCAGGCAGCTTTGGCGCAGGCGCTCGCCCAGGTGCTGGTAGAGATACAG includes these proteins:
- the rlmKL gene encoding bifunctional 23S rRNA (guanine(2069)-N(7))-methyltransferase RlmK/23S rRNA (guanine(2445)-N(2))-methyltransferase RlmL produces the protein MADLHDLFLTCPKGLDGLLLEEAQALGLTEARAQVSAIRGKGDLETAYRLCLWSRLANRVLLVLSRFPVNNAEELYLGVNAVQWSDHLDAGGSLAVEFSGKGSGIDNTHFGALKVKDAIVDNLRAEFGKRPTVDKVNPDIRVHLHLDRGQAVLSLDLSGHSLHQRGYRLQQGAAPLKENLAAAVLIRAGWPKIAAEGGALSDPMCGVGTFLIEAGLIAADVAPNLKRERWGFTNWLGHVPAIWKKLIEEAQQRAEVGLSKTPLWIRGYEADPRLIQPGRNNIERAGLAEWVKIYQGELATFEPRPDKGQKGLIICNPPYGERLGDEASLLYLYQHLGERLRQSCLGWSAGVFTGAPELGKRMGIRSHKQYAFFNGALPCKLIMLDVEPRQFVTGDRGERSESAPTQGAAVIEQARLSEGGQMFANRLQKNLKTLGKWARKEKIECYRVYDADMPEYALAVDLYRDWAHVQEYAAPKSIDPEKAQIRLLDALAALPQALGIPTERIVIKRRERQAGKKQYERQNAEGRFMEVEEGGVKLLVNLTDYLDTGLFLDHRPMRMRIQREAAGKRFLNLFCYTATATVHAAKGDARSTTSVDLSKTYLDWARRNLSLNGFSDKQRLVQSDVMEWLREDRGEYDLVFIDPPTFSNSKRMEGVFDVQRDHVELVDLAMARLAKGGVLYFSNNFRKFELDEGLAARYQVEEISAQTLDQDFARNAKIHRAWRITVR